The sequence below is a genomic window from Ignavibacteriales bacterium.
CTCATTCCTCTGTCACATTTTCAATTCCACAAATGCATTGCAGTTCGTGCATCTGGCTGCTTGAGAATTTGAATAAACTCGATGATGGCATTCATTATTCCCGTGTCGATTTCTTAAAGAAGACAGTATCATTGCTTTTTTACAATGAACGAATTTCATTATCCAGGGTGGTTCATCTTTTAGCTTCATTGGGTTATGAGCCGGAACTGAATCTTGATACACATCACAGCAAAGAAGATTATAACTCAAAAAAGAAAGTCTATTTGAAATTGGGTATTGCTGCATTCTGCTTTGGCAATATCATGTTGTTAAGCTTTCCGGAATATCTTTCAATCGATGTAACAGAAACATTCTATAAAAAACTGTTCAATTATTTAAATCTATTTCTTTCGCTTCCCGTTTTCTTTTACTCATCATCAGATTATTTCATCTCGGCAATCCAGGGACTCAGAAAAAAAATAATAAATATAGATGTTCCGCTCTCGCTTGGTATACTTGTGCTGTTTGTCCGAAGTGTTTATGAAGTTCTAACGGCAACCGGACCGGGATACTTCGATTCATTCACCGGGCTGATCTTTTTCCTTTTGATAGGAAAATTGTTTCAGCAAAAAACTTATGACACACTTAATTTTGAAAGAGACTATAAAGCCTATTTCCCTCTTGCTGTAAATGTTAAAAAAAATCATGTAGAAAAATCAACAGCTGTTGCAGATCTGGAAATTGGTGACAGAATAATAATCAGGAAGGATGAAATAATTCCGGCTGATTCAGTTCTGATTTCAGGTGTTGCAAATATTGATTATAGTTTTGTCACAGGCGAGTCATCTTCTGTTCATAAAAATTCCGGTGACCTGATCTATGCCGGAGGAAAACAAATCGGCAGTGTATTGGAACTGGAAGTAATTCATGAAGTTAGTCAAAGCTATCTTACACGACTCTGGAACAACGACATTTTTAAAAGAGAGAAACAGACGACATTCACTTCATTCTCAAATAAAGTAAGTAAATATTTTACCGCAGCGATTCTGCTTATTGCGACTGCAGGATTTGTTTTCTGGTATCCGTATAGTTCAAACACAGCCTTTGATGTTTTTACAGCAGTTCTAATTGTCGCCTGCCCTTGCGCGCTTGCCCTGTCGATCCCATTTACACTTGGAAATGTAATGAGAATTCTTGGCAGGAATAAAATGTATTTAAAGAACACAGCAGCAATTGAAGAAATGGCAGGAGTGGATTCAATTGTATTCGATAAAACGGGTACTCTTACTGAAACAGGTAAAACCAAAGTTGAATATATAGGTGAACCACTAAATGATTTTCAGAAGAAATTAATAAAATCAGTCGTTAGGAATTCAACTCATCCATTGAGCCGGAGAATTTATCACGCTGTTGATGTGGAAGAACTCTTTGACGTTACTGATTTTCTTGAAATTCCCGGAACAGGATTACAAGCGATGGTACTTGGAATAAATGTAAAGGTTGGTTCAATCAAAAGTAGTTCTCTTGAACAGAGTAACGGTACTTATAAAAATGTAATATCCGGGAATCCGGCTTCAAATATCTTCATAACAATTGATGAAAAAACAATCGGATATTTTTCTGTTGCAAATTTTTATCGGGAAGATGTGGAAAAATTGATGCAAAATCTTTCCGAAAAACATGAACTATATCTTCTTTCAGGTGATAATGAATCGGAAAAAGAAAACCTGATGAAAATATTTCACGATGAAAAGAATTTATTATTCAGACAGTCACCGCAGGATAAACTTGATTTCATTAAAGCACTCCAGGCTAAAAATAAAAAAGTACTAATGGCTGGTGATGGCTTGAACGATGCCGGCGCTCTGACACAAAGTAATGTTGGAATTGCCGTTACAGAAAATATCAGCAATTTCACTCCTGCCTGCGACGCAATACTTGATGCTGCAAAAGTAAGTAAGCTTGGAAATTTTCTTGAGTATATGCGATCAGGAATAAAAATAATTTACCTGAACTTTGGTATTTCAATACTTTATAACCTTGTTGGGCTAAGCTTTGCAATCCAGGGAAATCTTTCACCGCTGATTGCCGCTATACTTATGCCGCTTAGTTCAATTTCAGTTGTGGCTGTGGCTACTTTTTCTACAAACTTAATTGCGAGAAGGAGAGGTCTGTTATCTCTGTAATTGCTGTTCTGATTGGATTCAGTTTACTGGTTGCTGTAGGTTTTTTGGTAGCCTTTATATGGGCTGTAAAAAACGGACAGTACAGGGATACATATACTCCTTCAATAAGAATGCTTCTGGATGAAAATAATTCAAATAATAAGGAAGAAAAATAATTAACAC
It includes:
- the ccoS gene encoding cbb3-type cytochrome oxidase assembly protein CcoS produces the protein MSVIAVLIGFSLLVAVGFLVAFIWAVKNGQYRDTYTPSIRMLLDENNSNNKEEK
- a CDS encoding heavy metal translocating P-type ATPase metal-binding domain-containing protein — encoded protein: MALTENIALKQICYHCGDDCPDSSIFSEDKYFCCNGCKTVYEILNEKNLCNYYSIQASPGITAQTIALQRFEYLDDEKVSSKIIEFADDTHSSVTFSIPQMHCSSCIWLLENLNKLDDGIHYSRVDFLKKTVSLLFYNERISLSRVVHLLASLGYEPELNLDTHHSKEDYNSKKKVYLKLGIAAFCFGNIMLLSFPEYLSIDVTETFYKKLFNYLNLFLSLPVFFYSSSDYFISAIQGLRKKIINIDVPLSLGILVLFVRSVYEVLTATGPGYFDSFTGLIFFLLIGKLFQQKTYDTLNFERDYKAYFPLAVNVKKNHVEKSTAVADLEIGDRIIIRKDEIIPADSVLISGVANIDYSFVTGESSSVHKNSGDLIYAGGKQIGSVLELEVIHEVSQSYLTRLWNNDIFKREKQTTFTSFSNKVSKYFTAAILLIATAGFVFWYPYSSNTAFDVFTAVLIVACPCALALSIPFTLGNVMRILGRNKMYLKNTAAIEEMAGVDSIVFDKTGTLTETGKTKVEYIGEPLNDFQKKLIKSVVRNSTHPLSRRIYHAVDVEELFDVTDFLEIPGTGLQAMVLGINVKVGSIKSSSLEQSNGTYKNVISGNPASNIFITIDEKTIGYFSVANFYREDVEKLMQNLSEKHELYLLSGDNESEKENLMKIFHDEKNLLFRQSPQDKLDFIKALQAKNKKVLMAGDGLNDAGALTQSNVGIAVTENISNFTPACDAILDAAKVSKLGNFLEYMRSGIKIIYLNFGISILYNLVGLSFAIQGNLSPLIAAILMPLSSISVVAVATFSTNLIARRRGLLSL